gttccaacatctagtggaaagccttcccagaaaagtggaggctgttatagcagcaaaggagccgaccaactccatgttaatgtccatgattttggaatgagatgttcgacgagcaggtgtctacatacttttgggtgtgtctgtggctgtgtgtgtgtgtctcttcacagtccctgctgttccaaaaggtatattttattttgtacttttttttttattctactgcttgcaatctgttacctgatgtggaatagagttccatgtagtcatggctctatgtagcactgtgagcctcccatagtctgttctgtacttggggattgtgaagagatatctggtgacatgtcttgtggggtatgcatgggtgtctgagctgtgtgctagtagtttaaacaacaGCTCAGtgatttcaacatgtcaatacaaaGCATGTCAGTAATAAGTTACATTTAATAACAACATTTCATCAAATTATTAAACAAATTAGCAATGTAGCAATTTAGCGGCAGCTCAATTGGGCATTTGAGCAAATTCTTACATCCAATTTTATATGAAATGAAACATATGGCTTTTGTTTGGCATATTTTATCATCTCAACCAATGCAATTTAGCAAAATGTTCATGTGGTTTTTATTATGAGAAtcctgtatttttttaaacagacaTTCAAAGATGGTTGAAAACCAGGAAGTGAACATTAGCAAAACCAAACCTCATTAATCACACATTATCAgtacaaatgtaaaatgttgctgACCTTTAAAACATAATTTTGAAATTATTACATTaataaaatgttgttgttttataaTTTTAGGCATTCTTGAATAATATGCTTTAGCAGGTGGATgagttgcccatgaaaggaattCCATTTAATCGAAGTTAGCTATAATGGACAATTAATAAATATTGTTCTGGGATTTTTTTGTCTGTgcaaatagaaacatatttttaTATTAATTTCAGTATTTACTGTCTGCCTGTTATCTTCAATCTGTTTCACAATATTACTCAGTACATGTCATTTTACAGTTATTATGAGCACATAAACAGTAAACACATGCATTTACATATATTAGAATATTCATAATTTGACAAACAAATGTATCATATTCTAACTAGGCTTGTCCTCCATTATAAGTAACTGAACCAGACATAATGTTAattaatgtatatatttttgtattatttaaaaaGTCTATGCAAATTATAAGTTTACCCTAATTGGGCAACTCAACTGGCTAGTTGAGATGTTTGTGATGCATTATCTATCAAATTATAACACCCACCTGGTCTAGTCTACTCTTGTGATCTTTGCCAGTGTGGCTAATACTCACATTTTGCCTACTTCTGTGGTGATTTAAGGACAATGCAGTCACTTATAATATTTTctgcagtacagtacatgtgggtAAATAgcacaaatgaatacatctagTTTGTTGCCCTGAATGTATTATGTTGGTGTTAGAAGTGGGCTATAGGGCCTTTTTCTTGGAATGTATTGTCTACTCTAAACAATACAGATGTCTGATGGATATTTACTTTAAACTATGTATATCATTTGAATTAATACATAAAATACCCATTGTGAGCAAGATGACCTCTGTTATGTTATGAGAGTGGACATATTGTGGATTGACATGAAAAATGATGTCTTAATGTTAAATTCATAGGAATGTGGTAGTGAATACAAATTCTGGACTCAGGCCATTTTGATATAGATCTGCAGGTGGCAATATTTTTATTAGGATAAAGAAGTTAGATCAATTGAATAAATAAGAAAAACAATACTTTGAAGGGTACTGTTACTTCACTTTAGAAATACTCCACACAAAGTCTGGTCTCTGAATACATTTTAACATTTCAGGATTATACTTTTCTGAGATGGCATTGTTCTAAAATCATTAAAACACCTTGTTCTCCAGATCTTATCAAGGGATTTATGCATTCTGTTATCCTATCTACATACTACTATTTTGTTTCTTTAACCTTTTTTAATTATAAAGCGCATGTATGCATTTGCAAAACTAAAGCACTAATAAGCGAGCTATGCATGTGATAAACTGTCAAAGTCCCTTCACATCAACTTttccaaaatatacattttatccCTAAATGTTTTAagtacactgtaaaaaaaatatcCTGATATTTTTGCTAGTTAcctgtaagttactgtaaaaaaaggtacagtatggtacagtaaaTTCCCAAAAAACTTTGGTTTAAAAGTACATTACTGTAAACTGACTGCCAGTAAGTTACTATAAAAACAACAGGATTTATTTACAGTGTATGTACACAAAATAATAGCTGATGTCTGGCAGATTATTCTAAAGTACATCTACAAAACAAAGTTTCTGCTCTTGGCCAAAAGTAAACAAATCTGAATAAGTCAATCCTCCACCGGAGTTGTGAGACAAGCAGACAGAAGCACTACTGTGAGCAGGTGCAAGCAGAGCAGTCTCCCCTTTAATGGTTGAGCCTCTTGTAGAAGACCGCTGCTATCACAATGGCGATGATGCAGGCGAAGGCCAGGAAGCCCACTGTCACCGCAAGACCTGAAGTGGAGTTAGAGTTGTTGCTGCCCATGAGTTGTTCTTTTGAAGCTACAATGCTCTCTGCTTTAGTGGTAatgggaggggaggtgagggttTTGTACTCTGTCACTCCATCTTCGGTAGCAGGAACAacactccttctcctccttctgttACATTGCATGAAGGTACTGCAGCTGCTCTTCTCACAGAGACGGGTGATGCAGTGGAGGAAGTAGGTGGACACGGTCTCATTCTGCTGCTCGATGAAGCGGAATGCCGGGAAGGAGAAGCGGGCATTATGACTATTCCCGTTCTCATGCATGGTGGTCATCTGGTCCTTGTTGCAAGGGACAAACAGGTTGAAGAAAGTGGAGTTAGTGGGTAGAGGAGAAATGGAGGCGTAGCATCGGTCCAGGAGCACATTGTACTGGGAGGTCAGGTTGGTGGCCTTGACTTGGGCAAAGACTTTGGTTCTCAGCTCAAGACCCAGTTTCGGAATGACCATGGGAGTAGTGTAGTTGACATCACTGAAGAGTTCAAGTCTCAAAGTGCTGATGAAACTACCATTATTGTCCTTCACTGCAATGGAGGATGCTGACACATCAATTAGGGTGTTGTTGATCAGGTACTCTAGGGGATAGGCACAGGAGTAAAAATACTTCAACTCAGTGTTGTAAGTGACTGTCCCCGTGGTGAGATCATATGATCGGACCACACCGCTGATGTTGACTGTCTGGATGTTGGAGAAGTCAGAAAATATCCCTGTGCCTGGAGCACTGGTTGTCCTGAAGAGGCTACCACAAGAATTGGTCGTGTTGAGGGGTAATTCAAACCTCAAGACCGGTGGAGTCACATTTCTATCCACGGTTCCCTTGCAGGCTGGGTcattcatgatgttgttgaggataAGCTGGGACTCGTTGTAGCCAGTGTAAATGGCAGGGCAGATGAGGATAGCCAGACCAATCGATTTGGTGCCGCAAGCTACTGAGATATCAGTGTATGCTGGGCGTCTTAAATTCAATCCACAGTCACTTAATTGTAGTTGACTGCTCTTTGCGACCATCATGGCCAAAAGGAAAAAGCTGAGAAGCTGCATTTTTGCATTCCTTGCTGTGTTCATATCTTGACTGGGACATTAAAATGTGTCCTTTGCTGGTTGTCTCTTGCTTTTTGATTCTATTGAGATGTATGGAGTTGCTTTTATAGCCATGCAGGGCTTCTTGGGATTGGACAGAAACAAGGTCAAAGCCGCTCCGTGTATTGAAATAATTGCATTGTTTTGATGGTTACACCTACCTTGTGGCAATTCATGAAACACAAGAGACCTTTagtcttcagaaatgaaacagACAATGGCCTAGTTCCTTTGTGGCTTTGCTTTAAAAGATGACATGCTAATATGATATTTCATGAAGTAAGCAATGAAACTCAAACAATACTTTGATGGCCAAATTAGTTTTTGTCTCAACAATACCCTTCTGACCTTTACATTCGTATGACGCAAATGTGCTCATACAGTACGAGATCACAATGCACTGACCTACAGGATTATTTCATCAATgttcatgtacagtgccttcagaaccaGGTCAGCTGGTCTAATTACACTACCATTTTGGAGGAGAGAAAATTGTAAAGAATGAAACAATTGACTACTCAATTAATACGGCCTCATGAGAGAACACACTGACTCATGTGTGTGCACATGGGACTGGCTCTCTTTATAAgccttgtttgttttgtttaaagtgcGGCCGCCCAAGGGAAGGTGCAGGTGAAAGGGAAGCTGACATTTTGTTTTGAAGCTGCGGCAGAGTCTTTCTGGAAGCCTTGGTTTTGCTATTAGAAGTATTACTTAGATTAAATGATGACTTGCGTTAAGGTTATAATAATTTACCTCCActtaaaacagtttttgcttgaTGAAATTGTTGTTTGACTTTTGTAATTGTTTTGTGTTATAGCATTTATGCATTTTTTGTGCTGAGCCAACTCTAACTTAATTTACGGAAACGTTAATTGTGAGTAAAATCAAATAAACTGGGAATTGTGACTTCAGATGTAGGATATTCATTTGATCACTATTTTATTGCAGAGACAGTAAAATTAGGTAGTCCTATATTTTCTGAGAGGGTAgttacagtgtattcagaaagtaaTCATAccgcttgacttattccacatttgttttgtgttacagcctaaattcaaatggattaaattgattttatttccacccatctacacacaataccccataatggcaaagtgaaaatatgtttttagaaatgtttgctaatttattgaaaatgaaatatagaaatatctcatagtattcacacccctgagtcaatacatattaTAATCacgtttggcagtgattacagctgtaagtctttctgggtaagtctctaagagtttgcacacctggattgtacaatatttgcatattattcttTAAAAATATCTTCAAACTctatcaagttggttgttgatcatttctagacagccattttcaagtcttgccatttaaagccgatttaagtccaaatgtaactaggccactcaggaacattcaatgtcgtctaggtaagccttgtgtttaaggttattgttctgctgaaaggtgaatttttgtCCCAgtttctgttggaaagcagactaaaccaggttttcctctagaattttgccaatgcttagctctattctgtttatttttatcttaAAAaagactccctagtccttgccaatgacaagcatacgcataacatgatgcagccatcaccatgcttgaaaatatgaagagtggtactcagtgatatcttgtgttgtgttggatttgccccaaacattaagctttgttttcaggacataaagtacattaCTTCGccatattttttgcagttttactttagtgccttattgcaaacattatgtatgttttggaatatttgtattctatacaagcttccttcttttcactctgtaaatgtGGTTGGTATTGTggcgtaactacaatgttgttcatccatcctcagttttctcctatcacagccatttaaccctgtaactgtttaaaagtcaccattggcctcgtgaaatccctgagcggtttccttcctctccggcaactgagttaagaaggacacctgtatctttgtagtgactggatgtattgatacaccatccaaagtgtaattaataacttcaccatacacAAGgcgatattcagtgtctgcttttttatccaagaggtgcccttctttgcgcaccattggaaaacctccctggtctttgtgatttaatctgtttgaaattcactgcttgactgaggaaccttacagataattgtatgtgtggggtacagatatgaggtagtcattcaaaaatcatgttaaacactattattgggcacagagtgagtccgtgcaacttattgtgtgacttgttaagcacattgttactcctgaacttatctaggcttgccataacaaaggggttgaatacatttcagcttttcattttttattcattagtgaacatttctaaaaacatcattccacttgGACAGTacggggtatagtgtgtaggccagtgacacaaaatctcaatttaaaccattttaaattcagactgtaacacaacaaaattagcaaaaagtgaaggggtgtgaatactttctgaaggctctatATGTTACTTTGACATTAAACAGAAGGAAAAGTATTAACTTTTCTTGGGATTCATTCATGCTTTTTATTCAATGTATTTCCTTAATATTGCCACAACCTGGTCCTAGTAACATGAACACACCATCACTCTTCTCCACTGTCCAAGATGGAACGAGTAGGGGTCAGTGTTGAAACCGAAGAACCCCTTTCTGCAGCGAGGTGAGAGAAAAGAAGATACTCTAACCTAGAGCCACTTACTGTACAATATGTGAAAGTCCATTCAGCTAAGACTACCACCTACAATATAACATATTTCTGCAAGTAAATCCTTCATCAAAAGTAGCTACTAGCGGCAAAACAATTAAATGTTGGAAGTTTTTGTGCACACGTCCCTTTGGGTCGTTTGTTCTTCTTTGTGTTATATCATATCAAATCAGTTCAGACTCCTTGTTGTTGTTACTGTAGCTGTGCCAGCCGCTAGCTAACAGAGGTTCAGACTGACTGGTGAGAGGTAACGCCAAATGACCTCTGGCTTTTACAAATTGATATGCTTTGTCAGGCCTGTGGAATTAAAGGCTTCCTCTCACTTTCTCCCCCAAGCCAGAACAGGTTCCTTATCATCTCTAAACCCCAGACTCTGACTCAGCTCACTAAGATGTATCTTTGTCCGCCCAAAGAGGTTTATATCTTTGCTGTTAAGATAAATCATTGACTGCTTAATTCTTTTGACAGTTATCTGGCTTGAAAGGCTTTTCAGGAGTGTATCAGTTCAGAAAGCCCAGTGGTGTTCACATTGTGTGGGAATTCAAATTACTTACAGTTGGCTCTAATCTGGTCAGTCTGAATAACTACTTTGGCCAGATGTGTTAATATTTTAGGAATAAAGGGCTGCCACAGCTAATGATAATGAAATTGAATATGTTGCTTTTATTGATAAGGTGGAGTAATTCCATTTTTATAGCAAATTAAGAATTGAATTTGGCTTATTGCTCCATGTTTGTTTTAGCTTTCTGGTAGGTATTATCCACATGAAAGAGTATAATGTTTTGGTCAACCATTGTTGTTGCGGCTTTATTCTGAGGTTGTATAAAAGGTGATGATACTTTGCATTGTAACATTATCTTCCTGGAGACAGGTAAGACAAAGATTGATACTCACCATGAAAGGGATCATAGAATAGGCTTTACTGATATACACAATAGACAAGTGAAACTGGCACAATATGTAATATGATAGCAGTCATCTTGAactacatgtacagtgccttcagaaagtattcacaccccttgactgaggatggatcaacaacattgtagttactttaCACAATACTATGTACCTACAGTATTATGTGCTTgtgcagaatacaaatattcctaaacatgcatcctgtttgcaactagGCActagtaatactgcaaaacatgtggcaaagcaattcactttttgtcctgaatacaaagtgttatgtttggggaaaatccaatataacacattattgagtaccactctccacatTTTCAAGCATAGAGGTGGCtgcatgttatgggtatgcttgtaatcattaaggacaggAGAatgtttcaggataaaaaagaaatggaagggagctaagcacaggcaaaatcctaggggaaaacctggttcagtctgctttccaccagacactgggagattaattaacttttcagcaggacaataacctaaaacgcaaggccaaatctacactggagttgcttaccaagaagacagggaatgttcctgagcggcctagttacagttttgacataaatctacttgaaaatcaattgcaagacctgaaaatgcttgtctagcaatgatcgacAACAAATTTGACAGAActtaaagaattttgaaaagaataatgggcaaatgttgcacaatccaggtgtggaaaatcTTAGAGTCTTACCCAACAGctggcaaaggtgcttctacaaagtattgactcaggggtttagaatacttatgaaaattatACATTACTAAAAACATGTTAgtaacatttaatcaattttgaattcaggctgtaacacaaaaaaatgtggaataagtcaagggtacTCAAGGCACTGTAACTACCCTCTTAGAAAAAATAGGACTATCTAATTTTACTTTGTAAAATGTTAACACAAATCTATAATTATGTTCATCTATATTTTCAGATTCCAGACTCCAGACTGTAGGCTCTTAAACTTACCTATATTGTTGAATCAAAATAATCCTAAtgcaacaggatttgaacatttagtccataatcaaataaaatcaaattttattggtcacatacacatggttagcagatattattgcaagtgtagtgaaatgcttgtgcttctagttccgaaagtgaagcaatatctaacaaataatatctaacaattccacaacaaaaacctaatacacacacatcaaagtaaaggaatggaataagaatgtataaatatatggatgagcaatgtcagagcggcataggctaagaaGCAATAGATAGTGTAGAATACATAAAATACATATGaggtgagtaatgcaagatatgtaaacattgttaaattggcattattaaagtgactagtgttccatttattaaagtggccaatgatttcaagtctgtatataggcagcagcccctctgtgctagtgatggctgtttaacagtctgatggccttgagatagaagctgtttttcagtctctaggtcccagctttgatgcacctgtaccgaccttgccttctggatgatagcggggtgaacaggcagtggctcgggtggttgatgttcttgatgatctttttggccttcccgtgacattgggtgctgtagggttcctggaaggcaggtagtttgccccagaagatgcgttgtgcagaccgcaccaccctctggagagccctgcggttgtgggcggtgcagttgccgtagcaggcggtgatgcagcccgacaggatgctctcaattgtgcatctgtaaaagtttgtgagggt
The DNA window shown above is from Salmo salar chromosome ssa25, Ssal_v3.1, whole genome shotgun sequence and carries:
- the LOC106586553 gene encoding zona pellucida-like domain-containing protein 1 yields the protein MNTARNAKMQLLSFFLLAMMVAKSSQLQLSDCGLNLRRPAYTDISVACGTKSIGLAILICPAIYTGYNESQLILNNIMNDPACKGTVDRNVTPPVLRFELPLNTTNSCGSLFRTTSAPGTGIFSDFSNIQTVNISGVVRSYDLTTGTVTYNTELKYFYSCAYPLEYLINNTLIDVSASSIAVKDNNGSFISTLRLELFSDVNYTTPMVIPKLGLELRTKVFAQVKATNLTSQYNVLLDRCYASISPLPTNSTFFNLFVPCNKDQMTTMHENGNSHNARFSFPAFRFIEQQNETVSTYFLHCITRLCEKSSCSTFMQCNRRRRRSVVPATEDGVTEYKTLTSPPITTKAESIVASKEQLMGSNNSNSTSGLAVTVGFLAFACIIAIVIAAVFYKRLNH